A genomic stretch from Terriglobus sp. RCC_193 includes:
- a CDS encoding SIMPL domain-containing protein, with the protein MRSTMIAAVAATLFAATSFAQVNQTLSINKDNRSITVSATDTAFAMADQAVVNIGYQAYGEDEQSAYAEGSRRSNAITDALAAAHVPADSIESQDQNLQPLNEYELKNIPASLKNMKFRITQSWTVRTTPNDAAHVLDIAVKAGANQSGSIGWEMKDPSALEAAASAKALSHAQAIAARMAEGLHIKVGSLLYASNQPQEAVVRPMMAMRAMAAPMAKDVRPLSISNRRVERSSTVFAIFAIE; encoded by the coding sequence ATGAGATCGACCATGATTGCTGCAGTTGCCGCAACCCTGTTTGCCGCCACGTCTTTTGCGCAAGTCAACCAGACGCTGTCCATCAACAAGGACAACCGCAGCATCACCGTCAGTGCCACAGACACCGCCTTCGCGATGGCGGATCAGGCCGTTGTAAACATCGGCTATCAGGCCTATGGCGAAGATGAGCAGAGTGCCTACGCCGAAGGCTCGCGCCGCTCCAACGCCATCACTGACGCACTGGCCGCCGCGCACGTGCCTGCGGACTCCATCGAAAGCCAGGACCAGAACCTGCAGCCACTCAACGAATACGAGCTGAAGAACATTCCTGCCTCGCTCAAGAACATGAAGTTCCGCATCACGCAGAGCTGGACCGTCCGCACCACCCCCAACGACGCCGCGCACGTCCTCGACATTGCGGTGAAAGCCGGAGCAAACCAGAGTGGCAGCATTGGCTGGGAGATGAAGGACCCGTCAGCTCTCGAAGCCGCAGCCTCGGCCAAGGCTCTCTCCCATGCACAGGCTATCGCCGCACGCATGGCGGAAGGTCTGCATATCAAGGTCGGCTCACTGCTCTACGCCTCCAACCAGCCGCAGGAAGCTGTAGTACGTCCGATGATGGCGATGCGCGCGATGGCAGCGCCGATGGCCAAGGACGTGCGCCCACTCAGCATCTCCAATCGCCGCGTGGAACGTTCTTCCACTGTCTTCGCTATCTTTGCCATCGAGTAA
- the moaA gene encoding GTP 3',8-cyclase MoaA — MVTASRLVGAEGRLRDSFGRAITDLRVAVTDRCNYRCVYCRTGTSGGGYSELPLTDYAHMVRVLVGLGVEKIRLTGGEPLLREDLPELIRGVRAMRRAFDDAGLPTSEGGPLDIALTTNGHLLAPIAKDLKRAGLDRITVSLDAVDEKTFARVTRVPRAFGRVLDGIHAAQDAGLAPVKVNCVLLRGWNDDQIEAFGEFARREHVILRFIEFMPLEEDHTWSRDAVVTEAEILERLGAVWPLVPLSPNSASETARRYEFADGRGEIGIIAPVSRPFCGHCSRLRLTSDGKLRTCLFSQVDHDLYEKVQGGVADAELEAYIRNVVRGKEERHHIGEAGFAKPSRSMVQIGG, encoded by the coding sequence ATGGTGACTGCGTCTCGGCTCGTGGGCGCAGAAGGGCGGCTGCGCGACAGTTTCGGAAGAGCGATTACCGATCTGCGGGTTGCCGTAACGGACCGTTGCAACTATCGCTGCGTCTACTGCCGTACAGGCACCTCTGGCGGTGGTTACTCGGAACTGCCACTGACGGACTATGCGCACATGGTGCGGGTGCTGGTTGGCCTGGGGGTGGAGAAGATCCGTTTGACGGGCGGCGAGCCTCTGTTGCGTGAGGACCTGCCGGAACTCATCCGCGGTGTACGTGCGATGCGTCGTGCCTTCGATGATGCGGGACTGCCGACAAGCGAAGGCGGACCGTTGGATATTGCACTGACGACAAATGGCCATCTGCTGGCACCCATTGCGAAAGACCTGAAGCGTGCCGGGCTGGACCGCATTACGGTGAGCCTGGATGCGGTGGACGAAAAGACGTTCGCGCGCGTCACGCGGGTACCTCGTGCCTTTGGCCGTGTTCTTGATGGCATCCACGCGGCACAGGATGCCGGGCTGGCACCGGTGAAGGTGAATTGCGTTCTGCTGCGTGGATGGAATGACGACCAGATTGAAGCTTTCGGAGAGTTCGCGCGGCGCGAACATGTGATTCTCCGGTTCATTGAGTTCATGCCGCTGGAAGAGGACCACACATGGTCTCGCGATGCGGTGGTGACTGAGGCTGAAATTCTGGAGCGGCTGGGCGCGGTGTGGCCATTGGTTCCGTTGTCTCCCAACAGCGCCAGTGAGACGGCACGCCGCTATGAATTTGCGGATGGCCGTGGAGAGATTGGGATCATTGCGCCGGTGTCACGACCGTTCTGCGGACACTGTTCGCGCCTGCGGTTGACCAGCGATGGCAAGCTCCGGACGTGCCTGTTCTCACAGGTAGATCATGATCTCTACGAGAAGGTGCAAGGCGGAGTCGCAGATGCGGAATTGGAGGCGTACATTCGAAATGTGGTGCGCGGAAAAGAAGAGCGACACCACATTGGCGAAGCAGGATTTGCAAAACCATCCCGTTCCATGGTGCAGATTGGCGGATGA